A single window of Mugil cephalus isolate CIBA_MC_2020 chromosome 1, CIBA_Mcephalus_1.1, whole genome shotgun sequence DNA harbors:
- the zgc:112271 gene encoding bolA-like protein 2, translating into MAITADHIRNKLIKELPAVHVDVEDTSPNRCAASFKVLVVSTQFEGKPLLQRHRMVNTCLAEELKEIHAFEQKTLTPEQWEKQKSQ; encoded by the exons ATGGCAATAACAGCTGATCACATCCGAAATAAACTAATTAAGGAGCTCCCGGCAGTGCACGTG GATGTGGAGGATACCTCACCCAACAGATGTGCCGCCAGCTTCAAAGTCCTGGTGGTGTCGACGCAGTTTGAGGGCAAACCGTTGTTGCAGAGACACAg GATGGTGAACACGTGTCTGGCCGAGGAGCTGAAAGAGATCCACGCTTTTGAACAGAAGACGCTCACACCCGAACAGTGGGAAAAACAGaagtcacaatga
- the LOC125006905 gene encoding protein C-ets-1-like, with product MSPNSGRKYKERICVSNSFNHGELDNLEVPPLTPTSKEVLSQAVKASFSGFVQERINQHFPQDPTLWSEWEVNHWLDWCQAEFGFHCLASDLRGLRGCELCGLDRESFLGLVSDCTAGEILWEHLDTMRRENEIDFISSMPSYCQLPVVKENYPTYTQDHSDSDGRDVRYHPTESPDLHPLDTVQHHSYYLVKAEDPNGNVLLQERGETDSEMEARHSDDPLSWTTPVQDTEPVIEESMSEEAFTVPQQHKSFKEYVGDRTDLVRAVIPAAILAGYTGSGPIQLWQFLLELLTDRSCQSYISWTGDGWEFKLTDPDEVALLWGRRKNKPKMNYEKLSRGLRYYYDKNIIRKTAGKRYVYRFVCNLQGLLGYEPGELHAMLDVGNKR from the exons AGCTCGATAACCTGGAGGTTCCTCCTCTCACGCCGACCAGTAAGGAGGTGCTGAGCCAGGCGGTGAAGGCCAGCTTCTCCGGCTTCGTCCAGGAGAGAATCAACCAACACTTCCCACAGG ATCCGACCCTGTGGTCTGAGTGGGAGGTGAACCACTGGCTGGACTGGTGTCAGGCGGAGTTCGGTTTCCACTGCCTGGCCTCGGACCTGAGGGGGCTGAGGGGCTGTGAGCTGTGCGGCCTGGACCGGGAGTCTTTCCTGGGCCTCGTCTCCGACTGCACGGCCGGGGAGATCCTGTGGGAGCACCTGGACACGATGAGGAGAG AGAATGAGATCGACTTCATTTCTTCAATGCCCTCCTACTGCCAGCTCCCAGTCGTCAAAG AAAACTACCCGACGTACACTCAGGACCACTCGGACTCAGACGGACGTGACGTCCGCTATCATCCCACCGAGAGCCCCGACCTCCACCCTCTGGACACGGTGCAGCATCACAGCTACTACCTGGTCAAAGCAGAAGATCCCAACGGGAACGTCCTGctgcaggagagaggag AGACGGACTCGGAGATGGAGGCCCGTCACAGCGACGACCCCCTGTCGTGGACCACCCCGGTCCAGGACACGGAGCCGGTGATAGAGGAGAGCATGTCTGAAGAGGCCTTCACTGTACCGCAGCAACACAAGAGCTTCAAAGAGTACGTGGGAGACAGGACGGATCTGGTCAGAGCTGTGATACCGGCCGCCATCCTCGCCGGCTACACAG GTAGCGGTCCCATCCAGCTGTGGCAGTTTCTGCTGGAGCTTCTGACCGACCGAAGCTGTCAGTCGTATATCAGCTGGACGGGAGACGGGTGGGAGTTCAAGCTCACGGACCCCGACGAG GTCGCTCTGCTGTGGGGTCGCAGGAAGAACAAGCCCAAAATGAACTACGAGAAGCTGAGTCGCGGTCTCCGCTACTACTACGACAAGAACATCATCCGCAAGACGGCCGGCAAGCGCTACGTCTACCGCTTCGTCTGCAACCTGCAAGGCCTGCTGGGATACGAGCCCGGGGAGCTGCACGCCATGTTGGACGTCGGCAACAAGCGatag